In Pantoea agglomerans, the genomic stretch TGCGCCAGCGGCTGCGGCAGCGCGGCAATAAAGGGTGCCCAGATCGGCTGCGGGCGCAGCGCGCTTTCGGCCAGCGGCTGCTCCTGATGCCGTTCGGCGCGGCGCGCGAAAAGCTGGTTGAGCAGATCCTGGGTCTGCGCAGGCGTCAGAATCGTCTGCGGCGTCGCCTGAAAGCGCTGCAGGCTGTAATCCTCCAGCTGCTGGCGCTCGTTGCTGTCGAGCGGCTGCTTCAGCGACGCTTCCAGCACCAGCAGGGTGGGGGCGGCGTGTTGACTCAGCGTCTGGCGCACCTGCAAATATTGCGTCAAAAGCGGGAAGAGGCGCGACGGGATGGGATCGCCGCTGGTGAGATTGGCCAGCTTCAGCGCCGAGGCCCAGATCTTGCCGGTGGACTCGCCGGTGGCGGCGGCCAGTCGGGCAATCTGCTGATTCAGCGTCTGATGCTCGGCGGGCAGCAGCGTGCGGTCGGTGGTGCGCGACTGCTGCGGCTGCGGGATCGCCATCTGGCCGTTCTGCAGCATGGTCAGCACCT encodes the following:
- the flk gene encoding flagella biosynthesis regulator Flk is translated as MQPLSGPGAPMGDRSAVPPSTGASRPGVTPGDQPLSPAQRTTLERLIVRIMSFSTLKAPELWAGVQREVGVKSEAELQSRHFPAAEQYLNSRLTQAENGRATRQLLTQLTDLLPQGNNRQAVSDFIRQQFGQTVLSSLSQDQLRQVLTMLQNGQMAIPQPQQSRTTDRTLLPAEHQTLNQQIARLAAATGESTGKIWASALKLANLTSGDPIPSRLFPLLTQYLQVRQTLSQHAAPTLLVLEASLKQPLDSNERQQLEDYSLQRFQATPQTILTPAQTQDLLNQLFARRAERHQEQPLAESALRPQPIWAPFIAALPQPLAQRPLLGVAAVLIVLFLLLWLVI